From the Canis lupus dingo isolate Sandy chromosome 37, ASM325472v2, whole genome shotgun sequence genome, one window contains:
- the STK16 gene encoding serine/threonine-protein kinase 16 isoform X1 → MGHALCVCSRGTVLIDNKRYLFIQKLGEGGFSYVDLVEGLHDGHFYALKRILCHEQQDREEAQREADMHRLFHHPNILRLVAYCLRERGTKHEAWLLLPFFKRGTLWNEIERLKDKGNFLTEDQILQLLLGICRGLEAIHARGYAHRDLKPTNILLGDEGQPVLMDLGSMNQACIHVEGSRQALALQDWAAQRCTISYRAPELFSVQSHCVIDERTDVWSLGCVLYAMMFGEGPYDMVFQKGDSVALAVQNQLSIPQSPRHSSTLRQLLASMMTVDPQERPPISLLLSQLEALQPPASGQHTTQI, encoded by the exons ATGGGCCACGCGCTGTGTGTCTGCTCCCGGGGAACCGTCCTCATTGACAACAAGCGCTACCTCTTCATCCAGAAACTGGGGGAGGG TGGGTTCAGCTATGTGGACCTAGTGGAGGGGTTACATGATGGACACTTCTACGCCCTGAAGCGGATCCTGTGTCACGAGCAGCAGGATCGGGAGGAAGCCCAACGAGAAGCAGACATGCATCGCCTCTTCCATCACCCCAACATCCTCCGCCTTGTGGCTTATTGTCTGAGGGAGCGGGGCACTAAACATGAGGCCTGGCTGCTGCTACCCTTCTTCAAG AGGGGTACGCTGTGGAACGAGATAGAAAGGCTGAAGGACAAAGGCAACTTCTTGACTGAAGATCAAATCCTTCAGCTGCTGCTGGGTATCTGCAGAGGCCTTGAGGCCATTCATGCCAGAGGTTATGCCCACAG GGACCTGAAGCCCACCAATATCTTGCTTGGAGATGAGGGGCAGCCAGTTTTAATGGACTTGGGTTCCATGAATCAAGCTTGCATCCATGTGGAAGGCTCCCGCCAGGCTCTGGCCCTGCAG GACTGGGCAGCCCAGCGATGCACCATCTCCTACCGCGCCCCAGAGCTCTTCTCCGTGCAGAGCCACTGTGTCATTGATGAGCGGACTGATGTCTGG TCCCTAGGCTGCGTGCTGTATGCCATGATGTTTGGGGAAGGCCCATATGACATGGTGTTCCAGAAGGGTGACAGTGTGGCCCTTGCTGTGCAGAACCAACTCAGCATCCCGCAGAGCCCCAG GCATTCTTCAACCTTGCGGCAGCTGCTGGCCTCAATGATGACTGTAGACCCCCAGGAGCGccctcccatctctctcctcctcagtCAGTTGGAGGCACTGCAACCCCCAGCTTCAGGCCAACATACCACCCAAATCTAA
- the STK16 gene encoding serine/threonine-protein kinase 16 isoform X2: MTKRILCHEQQDREEAQREADMHRLFHHPNILRLVAYCLRERGTKHEAWLLLPFFKRGTLWNEIERLKDKGNFLTEDQILQLLLGICRGLEAIHARGYAHRDLKPTNILLGDEGQPVLMDLGSMNQACIHVEGSRQALALQDWAAQRCTISYRAPELFSVQSHCVIDERTDVWSLGCVLYAMMFGEGPYDMVFQKGDSVALAVQNQLSIPQSPRHSSTLRQLLASMMTVDPQERPPISLLLSQLEALQPPASGQHTTQI, encoded by the exons ATGACCAAG CGGATCCTGTGTCACGAGCAGCAGGATCGGGAGGAAGCCCAACGAGAAGCAGACATGCATCGCCTCTTCCATCACCCCAACATCCTCCGCCTTGTGGCTTATTGTCTGAGGGAGCGGGGCACTAAACATGAGGCCTGGCTGCTGCTACCCTTCTTCAAG AGGGGTACGCTGTGGAACGAGATAGAAAGGCTGAAGGACAAAGGCAACTTCTTGACTGAAGATCAAATCCTTCAGCTGCTGCTGGGTATCTGCAGAGGCCTTGAGGCCATTCATGCCAGAGGTTATGCCCACAG GGACCTGAAGCCCACCAATATCTTGCTTGGAGATGAGGGGCAGCCAGTTTTAATGGACTTGGGTTCCATGAATCAAGCTTGCATCCATGTGGAAGGCTCCCGCCAGGCTCTGGCCCTGCAG GACTGGGCAGCCCAGCGATGCACCATCTCCTACCGCGCCCCAGAGCTCTTCTCCGTGCAGAGCCACTGTGTCATTGATGAGCGGACTGATGTCTGG TCCCTAGGCTGCGTGCTGTATGCCATGATGTTTGGGGAAGGCCCATATGACATGGTGTTCCAGAAGGGTGACAGTGTGGCCCTTGCTGTGCAGAACCAACTCAGCATCCCGCAGAGCCCCAG GCATTCTTCAACCTTGCGGCAGCTGCTGGCCTCAATGATGACTGTAGACCCCCAGGAGCGccctcccatctctctcctcctcagtCAGTTGGAGGCACTGCAACCCCCAGCTTCAGGCCAACATACCACCCAAATCTAA